Genomic DNA from Nitrosarchaeum koreense MY1:
TTATAGTTAATCCTTTTTCGTCCATGATTAATTCATAAATTATCCAAGTAAAAACATTGAGTATTATTTGACACTAATGTATCAATTTAAATAAAAACTAATTCTAGTGATACGAATTGAAAATTCCCAGAATTACTTTAGCTGGAGTTACAAGTGGTGTTGGTAAAACATCAATAACGTGTGCCATTATCTATGCTTTACAAAAGAAAGGATTTTCAGTACAATCATTCAAAGTAGGTCCTGATTACATCGATCCAAGTTATCTCTCAAGTATCTCAAAAAAAGAAGCATTTAATCTAGATGTATGGTTAATGGGGGAAAAACATCTTATTGAGAGCTTTGTATCTAATTCCAAATCTGATATTTCTGTAATTGAAGGAGTAATGGGATATTATGATGGATTTGGAGGAAATTCAAATTATGCTAGTACTCATCATGTTGCATCTATTATAAAATCACCTGTGATTTTGATATTAGACGCAAGTAAAACTTCTAGATCAATTGCAGCAACAGCAATAGGATTTCAGAAATTTCACAGAAATTCTAGAATTTCAGGCCTTATACTAAATAAAATTGGCAGTAAAAAACATGAAATTCTATGTAGAGAGGCACTTGAAAAAACAAATCTTCCAATTATAGGAGTAATTTATAAAAATTCAGAATTAAATTTTGAAGCTAGGCACCTTGGATTGATTCCTGCTAAAGAAAAAAATTTAAAATCAAAAATTGAAAAAACATCTAAAATAATTTCAGATTCACTTGACATTGACAAAATTATTCAAATTATAAAAAATCCTTTTCCGCTTCCAAACAAATCAAAAATTTTATTAAAAAAACCAAAAACTACAATTTCTATTGCCCTTGATGGTTCCTTTAATTTCTATTATCGTGATAATTTAGAAGCACTAAGACGTGAAGGTGCTGTTCTAAAGTTTTTTAGTCCAATACATGATAAAAGACTTCCAAAATCTGATGGTATTTACATTGGTGGTGGATTTCCTGAAATTCTTGGTAATTTACTTGAAAAAAACTATTCCATGAAAAAAACTATAAAAAAAATATCAGAAGAAAATACTCCAATTTATGCAGAATGTGGGGGATTGATGTATCTTACAAAATCTATTGATTATGGAAATAAAAAATATAAAATGATTGGTTTGTTTGATGCAGAAACAAAAATGACTAAAAAAATGAAATTAAATTATACTAAAGGTAAAATTATCTCAAAAAATAATATTTCAGATAAATTTCATAATCTGCGAGGACACGAATTTCACTATTCTGAATTAACTTCTGTATCTTCTGACTCTAAATTTGCGTATGAGTTAGATATTGGTGATGGAATTAAAAATCACAAAGACGGTATGATTCAATACAATACATTAGCATCATATGGACATCTTTATTTTGATAGTTCTAATTATGCTCAAATTTTTGTAAATAATTGTATTAAAAATTCAAGAAGATGATTCTGCTCTTACAAACTTATAGAGTGCATTAATTATTGCAGATGCTGAAGAACTACCTCCTTTTCTTCCCTTATTTGTAATAAATGGAGTATTTTCTAATCTGCTTAGTTCTTCTTTTGATTCTGAGGCACAAATGAAACCTACTGGAATTCCAATGATCAATGCTGGTTTTACAATACCTTCTTTTACCATCTTTATTACTTCGATAAGAGCAGTAGGGGCATTGCCAATGGCAACTATCCCTCCATCAATATCTAGTAATGCTGATCTCATTGATATTTGAGATCTAGTCTTATTTTCTTTTTTTGCTATCTCCATTATTTTTGGATCTGAAATATTACAGATTATCTTATTTTGAAAGTCCTTTGGATTTTGCTTATTCAAACCACCAATAACACCATTTACATCAACTACGATACTACATCCATTCTTTAAGGCCGTCATCCCACTTTGAATTGCATCTTTATGAAATATTACTTTATTATCTCCTGCAAAATCAAAGTCTGCAGTTGAATGAATTATTCTTCTAACAATCGGCCATTCTTTTTCATTATAATGATGAGTGCCAATTTCATCATCAATCATCTGCATACTTGCATCTTCAATAGATTGACCTCTTTTAGTTTGCATTTTCTACCTCTTTTGCTCTTTCTAATATCAAATCCACCATTTTTTCATCAGCTCCTAAATGTTTTGTAATGTATGTGTTTTTGATACTAGAGTTTTTTAGTGCAGGTAAAAGATCATTATTGATATCAGTTTTGACATGTGCACCTTCATGTAAGAAATAAAATACTATTATGAGAATCTCTGGATTGTTTTTTTCACAATTCTTAATACCTTCTGCAATGTCCGGCTGTTCTATCTCTAACCAACATCTACTTACATTTCTATAATTTTCTTTTAGTCCATCTACAACATAATCCATTGACATTTGGGCATTAGGATCTTTACTACCATGTCCAATAATTAATACATCGATATTCATTTTTGGAACTGTAATATTATTTTCTTGTATGGTTGAAGATATTCTATTTTCAACCAAATTAATCAAAGTTTTATGCATACTCATTGGTTTTGTAACCACAAATTTTACTTTGGTATCTTTTTGAAATTTCATTACATCTGTAACTGCATTTTTTACTTTCTTACCAGGATACAGAAAATATGGAACTATTGTTAAATGATCAATATCTTGTTTTAGACATTTTGCAATACCATCTTCAATATATGGCGGTTCTACTTCAAGAAAACAATATTCTGTAAAAACATAATTTCCTTTTGCTTTAACAGCATTGCAAATTACTTCTAATTCTTCAGATGCCTCTCTTTCTCTACTACCTCTATCAATTAGTAAAAATCCACGTTTCAATCTATTATCCTCGCTATAGCTATAGTCAAATTTGGGGGAAATTTCTGTTTTTCAACAATTAATTTACCTCCGGAAACTTTTATGGCTGCAGCCTCTGAAACACTAGCTGTTCCTTCAAATGCTTTGACAGTATCAGAAGGATTAGGTGTAGCTACATCTGCTAAATCTTCTCTGTTAACATATTCCACAGTAATCCTCATTTCTTTTCCAATATCAACTAGTCCCTTAACATCTTCAGGTTTTTTAATTGAAACTAATTTTGAAATAGATTTTTTACTCAGTTTGAATTTTTGTAAACAAAAGTCCAAACCCTCCTTGATGTTTTCTTTAGATGTATCCCAATGCAATCCAATTCCTACCACAAGACTTGGGGGTCTGTACACTACAGAATTTTTGAGAAAATCTCCTTCTAAGACTTTATCAGAAATTATAAGAAATCCCTTAGAGTCAGATTTTTCCATTTCTTCTAAACTCTGATAAATTTTTACATTTTTTGGAAATTCTTTTATCCAATTTCTTTTGCCTGCATCTTGAAAAATTCCAATCTTTTCTTCATTTACCATAAACGCACTAATTTTTGTGACTGTAGAATCGTCTTCTATCTTCCAGCCCAATTCTCTTCCTACCAGATCAACTGCAATTGTTTTATTGACATCAGCTGCAGTAGTGATTACTGGTGTAGCATTAAGCTTTTGAGCAATTATCTGAGTTAGTTCATTTGCTCCCCCTAAATGTCCTGATAATACACTAATTACAAAACTTGTTTTATCATCAATAACAATTACAGCCGGATCTGTTTTTTTATCTTTCAAATATGGTGCAATTAATCTAATTACTGCACCTAAAGAAAATAAACAAATGATTGCATTATTATTTTTAAATAATTCTACAATTTTTTCTGTTGTTGAATCTGAATACCAGATTATTTCTTTATTGTTATCTGAAAATTTAGATGGTGCAAAAATTTTCCAATTTGGAAAATATTTTTTTAATTCTATCCCTATTTTTATCCCGTTTTTGGTAATTGCAAGAACTGAAACTTTATCCACAGTTAAAATCTCTCAAATTAAATAAAATACCTTGCTACTAGAACTTTCTAGCCAAAATATTTCCGTCAAAATCAAATAATATCACATCTAGTGGGACCTTTTCTTCAGAATGTTTTCTCATATGTCGGTATGTCTCATTGCATATTTCATCAAAAAAGCCTTTTACATTATTTTCTATGATAATTTCAGACACATGTCTGGCTGTATTTGCCTTCTTAATGTCCTCAATGATCTTTTCGCTTGCATTACATTTTCTCGCTAATTCTGCCAAAAAATTCATATCAACTTTTGACCCTTTAACATGTGTCTGTTTTACCCCTGCTGCCATTTTGGCTAATTTTCCAATAAATCCTACAATGTATGCCTTTTTGATATTTTTTCTAGCACATTGTTGTATTGTATATCCAGAAAAATCTCCCATTTGTATAAAACAATGTTCCGGTAAATCAACAATTTTTTTTGCAAAATCCTCACTTCTTCCACCTGTAGTAAGAACAACTATGTCATTACCCATCGCAATTGATACATCTAGATTTTGTCTAATTGAAGCTGCATACGATGCAGTTGAAAACGGTATTACAATTCCACTTGTTCCTAAAATTGAAATTCCATTTAAAATACCAATTCTTGGATTATCTGTTTTAGGACCTAATTCTCGTCCTTTTGGTACGGAAATTATTACTTTGACACCTGTTTTCAAATGATGTTTGTCTAAAATTTCTTTTAGATTCTCTTTAATCATTTTTTTTGGTACTGGATTAATTGCAGCCTTGTTTAATTCAAGACCTAATCCTGGTTTAGTTACAATTCCAACTCCTTCTCCACCATCAATATCTATATCGTTGAGCTTTTCAGTTAATGATAATTCCACTATTATTTCTGCACCATGAGTAACATCAGGATCATCTCCTCCATCCTTAATCACAGAACATGTAGACTTGTTTTTATCAAATTGACATTGATGAATACAAATTTTGATAAAACTGCCTTTAGGCAATTTAACATCAACACTTTCAACTTTTGATTGATTAATTATGGATAATAATCCTGCTTTAGCTGCTGCAGCAGCAGAAGTTCCAGTAGTATATCCAGTTCGAAGATTTTCTTTTTTTATCTCTTCCACGCTAATCATGCCTAATTTGATGTATTAACTCTTCTTTGATTTGTTTTGAATCTTACTTTTTAAGACTAGAAATTATACTAAAATTTCTTGTATTTCTAGTAACATTTCTTTAGATTATATTTAAAATAATAAATGCAGGATTTATGGAAAAAGATATGCAGGTTGTTATCACTGGTGCTAGTGGATTTATAGCAAAAAATATTAGAAAATATTTATCTGCTAATGATGTAAAATTAATCTCAATTTCAAGACATGATTTTAAAAAAGTTAAAAATGAAACAAAATTTATTACAAAAAACTATGATGAAAAAGTTATTTTTTCAAAATTAAAAAATTCTGATGCATTAATTCATTTAGTTGGAATTGGAAAACAAACAATTGATAACGATTACAATCAAATTCATATTGAACTCACAAAAAAAATAATTAATTTATGTAAAAAATCAAAAATCAAAAAAATAATTTATCTCAGTGGCTTGGGTGTTTCCCAAAATGCTTCATTAGGATATTTTATTTCAAAATACAAGGCTGAGAAATTGATCATTGATTCTAAATTAAATTATACGATATTTCGACCCTCTTATATTGTTGGTAAAGATGATTATTTTACAAAATATCTTAAAAAACAAATTAAAGCGGGTCAAATTCAAATTCCTGGTTCAGGTAATTATTCAATTCAACCTATCTACATCGATGATGTTACTAAAATTATTTTCAATGCTTTAACTCAAAATAATTTTAGTAAAATGATTCTAGATCTTGTAGGTTCTGAATCGATCACTTTTCAAAAATATGTTAAAGAATTTTCACGTGGAACCAGTACTCAAATTAAAAAAATAAATCTTGAAACTGTTTACCATGAAGCTATTTCTAAGCCTGATTGTGAATTTGGAGTAGATGATCTAAACCTGTTAATTGGAGATTTTAATGGAGACTATAAAAAACTAAAAGATATCTCTAAAATTAAATTTTCTTCTATTCTAAAACTTCTAAAAACCGGCAGCCTTCTTTAAAACGTCTGCCTTGTCTGTTTTTTCCCAAGTAAATTCAGGCTCATTTCTTCCAAAATGTCCATACGCTGCTGTCTTTCTATAAATTGGCCTTTTCAAATCTAATTGTGAGATAATTCCAAATGGTTTCATGTCAAAATTTTTTCTAACCAATTCTTCAATTTCTTTTTCTGGAATTTTACTGGAGCCAAATGTATTAACATATAGTGAAACTGGCTCGGCAACTCCTATGGCATAAGCTAATTGAACTTCACATCTTTCAGCAAGATTCGCTGCAACAATATTTTTGGCAATGTATCTGCACATATAACATGCAGATCTATCTACTTTTGATGGATCTTTTCCAGAAAAAGCTCCACCACCATGTCTTCCAAATCCCCCATAACTATCTACAATTATTTTTCGTCCTGTAAGCCCAGAATCTCCATGTGGACCTCCAATTACAAATTTTCCTGTAGGATTAATGTGAATTTTAATTTGATCATTCCAAAGATTTCCTAAAACTGGTTTGATTACTTTATCTATAATTTCTTTTGATATCTGTTCTTGTGTTATTTCTGGTGCATGTTGAGTTGAAATAACTATTGTTTCAATTTTTGTTGGTTTGTTATTTTCATATCTAACAGAAACTTGTGATTTACCGTCGGGTCTAACCCATGGTAAAACTTTGTTTTTTCTAACTTCGGCAAGTTTTTGTGTTAATTTGTGTGCAAGTAATATTGGCATTGGCATTAGTTCTTTTGTTTCATTGGAAGCATAGCCAAACATCAATCCTTGATCACCTGCTCCTTGTTCTTTTTCTTTAGTTGCAGTTACACCCTGACTGATATCTGGACTTTGAGAATGAAGTCTTAATGTAACTTGACAAGATTCAGTATCAAACATCAAATCTTTATTGTCATATCCTATTTCTCTAATTACTTTTCTAACTAAAGCCTCTTGAGATTTCTTATCAAAATTAGCATTTGAAGTTACTTCTCCTGCAACAGCAACAAAATCTGTAGTAACCATTGTTTCAATTGCTACTCTAGAATCAGGATCTTGTTTGAGAAATTCATCTAAAAATGCATCTGAAATTTGATCACATATCTTATCAGGATGACCTTCAGTAACTGATTCTGATGTAAATAGAAAATTATTAGTCATAACCCCTAGAGTTCGTTTTCTAGTTTGATAAACAGTACATTATTGCCTCTTACAATTACTCGACCATAATTTGCAATTACTTTACCGTCGTGGAATTCTTCTGCATCAGTCATGATTAAATTCATGTATGAATCAACATTATCCATTTTTCCTTTGTATTCAACTTCATTTTTCAGTCTTACAGTAACTTTCTTCTTAGTACTTTTTTGAAGAGTTGTTAATGGCCTTTTTGCACTACTAGTTTGTGACACTAATTATTCACTTGTTTTGCTTACGTTGTTTTCTAGAATAAAAGCCTTGCCTCTTTTGTGAATTATGAAATTCTTTAAATTTTTTCATCATTTTTAGATGATTAACCAAATGATCTCTACAGGATTACAAAAATTAGACGATTTTTTATCTGGTGGAATACCTAAGGGTGCAATTACTGACATTTATGGGGGAAGTGGAACTGGTAAAACTCAACTATTATTTCAAATCTGCATTAATGCAATAAAAAATGGAGGTAATGTTCTTTATCAAGATACAACAGGTAGTTTCAGACCTGAACGAATCCTTGAAATTCAGAAACAACAAAATTTAACATTTGATATTCTTGAAAAAATAACAGTTTCAAGAATTACTAATACCTCTGAACAGCTCAAATCCATCGAAGTCATGAATAACTCAAACTTTTCTCTAATTGTAATTGATAACATCACTGATTTGTTTTCATATGAATATCCAAAAGATGATGCAATCTTTGAAAAAAATTCTATATTTTTCAAATACATCCATAATCTATCGCTTGTTGCAATCAATAAGAAAATTCCTGTTGTTATTACTAATATGATTAGAAACATAGAAGGCATAGAAATGGAAAATATGAGAACTGCTATTGATCCGCTTACACATATTAAAATAAAACTCACAAAAACATCAAAATTTTATGGAGAGATTAGATGGCTTCTTCATCAAACCCAATTTTCTTATAAGATTCTTCCTGCAGGTTTATCTGATTATCCTGAAGATATTTAACTATCAATCATAAAGTTTAGCAATGGCAGGAATATTTGATTCAATTCCAATAATCACTGTGGTGTTATTTGTACTTGGCCTAGCTGGCGTAATAGTTTATGAAAGATCCCGATCAAATACAACAAAAGAATCAGCTTCCTGATTCTACAATTGATTCACTGTTTAATTATTTTGGATTTACTACTCTTACTGAAATTCAGAAAAAAGCTTCTCCTATAATTTTACAAAAAAGAGATTGTTTGGTAATTGCACCAACTGGTTCGGGCAAAACAGAGTGTTCAGTAATTCCTATTTTTTCGCTAGTAAAAAAATCAAAAAAACTTGGAAAAATTAAAGTTATTTACATTACTCCATTACGAGCACTTAATCGAGATGTTTTTCGAAGGATCATAAAATACGCTCAGCATTCTAACCTTTCAATTGAAATCAGACATGGTGATACAACTCAAACCGCAAGACGAAAAATCACTGAAAACCCTCCTGATATTCTGATAACAACTCCTGAAACTTTGGTTATTCTTCTTACACAATTAAAGATGCTAGATGCATTATCTGAACTCGAATGGATTGTTATTGATGAAGTACATGAACTCCTTGCTAGTGAACGAGGATCTCAATTATCATTAAGTATAGAACGTTTACAACTTAATTCAAAATACTACCTTACAAAAATTGGATTATCTGCAACAGTTGGTAATTTTGAAGAAGCTGGTAAATTTGTAGTAGGAACTAAACGAAAATGTCAGATTATCAGAGATACCTCTGTTAGAAAATATGATGTTGAAGTAAAATTTGTCAATGGAACAATTTCAGATGTTGCAGATAAAATAATTGAGCATGTTTTAGAACTAAATTTAGATTCCCCTATACTTCTTTTTACTAACACCAGAGGCGAAGCTGAATTTTTAGCTTCCATATTAAAAGAAAAATCATCTATTAACATAGAATTACACCATGGATCATTATCAAAGGAAGTAAGAGAAGATACAGAGATTTCATTAAGAGAAGGAAAACGTGGAATTGTAGTTTGTACGTCTTCACTTGAATTAGGATTAGACATAGGTTCAATTGAATTAGTCATTCATTATGGTTCTCCTAGACAAGTATCAAAATTAGTTCAAAGAATTGGTCGTAGTAGACATAATAGAGATGCTTCTGCTAAGGGACTAATAATTACAAACAATTCTGATGATGAATTTGAAGCAAGAGCAATACTTGATCGTATCAAAGAAGGCTCTATTGAAGAACAAAAAATTCATGATGGCTCTCTTGATGTGCTTGCACATCATCTTGTTGGAATGACTATGCAATTAGGAGAGATTCCTGTAAATCAAGCATTAGAAACCGTAAACAATGCATATCCATTTAGAAATTTACAGTTAGAAGACTTGTTAGGAGTTTTAGATTTACTTGATTCTAATTATTTGATATACTTTGATAGAACAAAAATGACATTTTGGAAAAAAGGTCGTTCTTTTAAATATTATTTTGAAAATCTTTCCACAATTCCTGATATTCTTAAATTCAAAGTGTTTGATAGTGTTGGGAAAAAAATCATTGGTACATTAGATCAAAGATTTGTAGGTGATTTTGGGGATTCTGGAAATATTTTTGTTTTAAAGGGTTTACAATGGAGAATACTTAATGTGGATGAAAAATCATTTTCGGTAAATGTCGAACCCTTTAGAGGAGGGGGAATAACAGTTCCATATTGGGAAGGAGAAAACATCCCAATTGATTATAATACTGCAAAAAAAGTTGGGGCATTTCGTAGCAAGGTGAAAAATGGTACATTGAAATTAATCAATAAAACCATTGAGGAATTAAATTTCAATAAAATTCCAGATGAAAAAAATATCATCATAGAATCTAGTCGTTCTCAGGGTTCTATAGTGCTACATTCATGTTTTGGTACTAAAGTTAATTCAACTCTATCTACTCTGCTCTCCTCTATGATATCTTCTATGTTGGGTTCCATAGTTGATTCGCGTTCAGATGGGTATAGAATAGTCTTATCTTCTAGATCACGAATTTCTGAAAAACTTTTCACTGAAATTATAAAAGACGATTATGATCTTTATTCAATTATCACTGCATCTTTGGCAGGAACACATAATATAAATTGGAAGACATGGTGTGTTGCAAAAAAATTTGGAGTAGTTGGAAGAGGAGCAATTTATGAAAAAAAATCGGCCCGATTTTTATATGAGAGATATGCAAAAACATCTCTTGTAAAAGAAGCATTACGTGAATTATTTCATGATAAATATGATCTTCAAAATACTGATAAAATATTAAAAAAAATCAGAGACAATGAAATTCTAATTACATGGTTAGAAATAGATAAATTTTCAAAATTGGCTGAACCAATTTTAGATCATACATCCAAATATTATTCAGCACCAGCTAATCTTGACAAGGGAATTATTGATCTTGTAAAAGCTAGATTAGCAAAGACAAAGCATCGTCTTATCTGTGCACGATGTGGAAAATGGGAAAGAGTAATGGAAACAAATGATGTAAAAAATACATTGATATGTCCTTATTGTAAAGCTCGACAAATAACTGCGACTTTTTATTCAGATTATGATCTTCCAAAAATAATACGAAAAAAATTTGAAGGAAAAAAACTAACTTTAGATGAAAAACATCGATTTGAACGAGCCTGGAAAGTATCTTCTTTAATAGAAAATTTTGGAAAAATTGCAGTAACTGTGATGTCTGGATATGGAGTAGGGGCTGATACTGCTGCTAGGATATTGCGGAATATGATCGATGATGAACACATCTTTAAGCAAATTTATGAGGCAGAAAGACAATACGTTGTAACGCGTGGATTTTGGGATTCTTAATTTTTCTTTGTAAT
This window encodes:
- a CDS encoding cobyrinate a,c-diamide synthase translates to MKIPRITLAGVTSGVGKTSITCAIIYALQKKGFSVQSFKVGPDYIDPSYLSSISKKEAFNLDVWLMGEKHLIESFVSNSKSDISVIEGVMGYYDGFGGNSNYASTHHVASIIKSPVILILDASKTSRSIAATAIGFQKFHRNSRISGLILNKIGSKKHEILCREALEKTNLPIIGVIYKNSELNFEARHLGLIPAKEKNLKSKIEKTSKIISDSLDIDKIIQIIKNPFPLPNKSKILLKKPKTTISIALDGSFNFYYRDNLEALRREGAVLKFFSPIHDKRLPKSDGIYIGGGFPEILGNLLEKNYSMKKTIKKISEENTPIYAECGGLMYLTKSIDYGNKKYKMIGLFDAETKMTKKMKLNYTKGKIISKNNISDKFHNLRGHEFHYSELTSVSSDSKFAYELDIGDGIKNHKDGMIQYNTLASYGHLYFDSSNYAQIFVNNCIKNSRR
- a CDS encoding precorrin-8X methylmutase, with product MQTKRGQSIEDASMQMIDDEIGTHHYNEKEWPIVRRIIHSTADFDFAGDNKVIFHKDAIQSGMTALKNGCSIVVDVNGVIGGLNKQNPKDFQNKIICNISDPKIMEIAKKENKTRSQISMRSALLDIDGGIVAIGNAPTALIEVIKMVKEGIVKPALIIGIPVGFICASESKEELSRLENTPFITNKGRKGGSSSASAIINALYKFVRAESSS
- a CDS encoding sirohydrochlorin chelatase, whose amino-acid sequence is MKRGFLLIDRGSREREASEELEVICNAVKAKGNYVFTEYCFLEVEPPYIEDGIAKCLKQDIDHLTIVPYFLYPGKKVKNAVTDVMKFQKDTKVKFVVTKPMSMHKTLINLVENRISSTIQENNITVPKMNIDVLIIGHGSKDPNAQMSMDYVVDGLKENYRNVSRCWLEIEQPDIAEGIKNCEKNNPEILIIVFYFLHEGAHVKTDINNDLLPALKNSSIKNTYITKHLGADEKMVDLILERAKEVENAN
- a CDS encoding cobalt-precorrin 5A hydrolase, with protein sequence MDKVSVLAITKNGIKIGIELKKYFPNWKIFAPSKFSDNNKEIIWYSDSTTEKIVELFKNNNAIICLFSLGAVIRLIAPYLKDKKTDPAVIVIDDKTSFVISVLSGHLGGANELTQIIAQKLNATPVITTAADVNKTIAVDLVGRELGWKIEDDSTVTKISAFMVNEEKIGIFQDAGKRNWIKEFPKNVKIYQSLEEMEKSDSKGFLIISDKVLEGDFLKNSVVYRPPSLVVGIGLHWDTSKENIKEGLDFCLQKFKLSKKSISKLVSIKKPEDVKGLVDIGKEMRITVEYVNREDLADVATPNPSDTVKAFEGTASVSEAAAIKVSGGKLIVEKQKFPPNLTIAIARIID
- a CDS encoding cobalt-precorrin-5B (C(1))-methyltransferase — protein: MISVEEIKKENLRTGYTTGTSAAAAAKAGLLSIINQSKVESVDVKLPKGSFIKICIHQCQFDKNKSTCSVIKDGGDDPDVTHGAEIIVELSLTEKLNDIDIDGGEGVGIVTKPGLGLELNKAAINPVPKKMIKENLKEILDKHHLKTGVKVIISVPKGRELGPKTDNPRIGILNGISILGTSGIVIPFSTASYAASIRQNLDVSIAMGNDIVVLTTGGRSEDFAKKIVDLPEHCFIQMGDFSGYTIQQCARKNIKKAYIVGFIGKLAKMAAGVKQTHVKGSKVDMNFLAELARKCNASEKIIEDIKKANTARHVSEIIIENNVKGFFDEICNETYRHMRKHSEEKVPLDVILFDFDGNILARKF
- a CDS encoding NAD-dependent epimerase/dehydratase family protein — its product is MEKDMQVVITGASGFIAKNIRKYLSANDVKLISISRHDFKKVKNETKFITKNYDEKVIFSKLKNSDALIHLVGIGKQTIDNDYNQIHIELTKKIINLCKKSKIKKIIYLSGLGVSQNASLGYFISKYKAEKLIIDSKLNYTIFRPSYIVGKDDYFTKYLKKQIKAGQIQIPGSGNYSIQPIYIDDVTKIIFNALTQNNFSKMILDLVGSESITFQKYVKEFSRGTSTQIKKINLETVYHEAISKPDCEFGVDDLNLLIGDFNGDYKKLKDISKIKFSSILKLLKTGSLL
- the metK gene encoding methionine adenosyltransferase; translation: MTNNFLFTSESVTEGHPDKICDQISDAFLDEFLKQDPDSRVAIETMVTTDFVAVAGEVTSNANFDKKSQEALVRKVIREIGYDNKDLMFDTESCQVTLRLHSQSPDISQGVTATKEKEQGAGDQGLMFGYASNETKELMPMPILLAHKLTQKLAEVRKNKVLPWVRPDGKSQVSVRYENNKPTKIETIVISTQHAPEITQEQISKEIIDKVIKPVLGNLWNDQIKIHINPTGKFVIGGPHGDSGLTGRKIIVDSYGGFGRHGGGAFSGKDPSKVDRSACYMCRYIAKNIVAANLAERCEVQLAYAIGVAEPVSLYVNTFGSSKIPEKEIEELVRKNFDMKPFGIISQLDLKRPIYRKTAAYGHFGRNEPEFTWEKTDKADVLKKAAGF
- a CDS encoding U6 snRNA-associated Sm-like protein LSm6, with translation MSQTSSAKRPLTTLQKSTKKKVTVRLKNEVEYKGKMDNVDSYMNLIMTDAEEFHDGKVIANYGRVIVRGNNVLFIKLENEL
- a CDS encoding ATPase domain-containing protein, which produces MISTGLQKLDDFLSGGIPKGAITDIYGGSGTGKTQLLFQICINAIKNGGNVLYQDTTGSFRPERILEIQKQQNLTFDILEKITVSRITNTSEQLKSIEVMNNSNFSLIVIDNITDLFSYEYPKDDAIFEKNSIFFKYIHNLSLVAINKKIPVVITNMIRNIEGIEMENMRTAIDPLTHIKIKLTKTSKFYGEIRWLLHQTQFSYKILPAGLSDYPEDI
- a CDS encoding DEAD/DEAH box helicase, coding for MKDPDQIQQKNQLPDSTIDSLFNYFGFTTLTEIQKKASPIILQKRDCLVIAPTGSGKTECSVIPIFSLVKKSKKLGKIKVIYITPLRALNRDVFRRIIKYAQHSNLSIEIRHGDTTQTARRKITENPPDILITTPETLVILLTQLKMLDALSELEWIVIDEVHELLASERGSQLSLSIERLQLNSKYYLTKIGLSATVGNFEEAGKFVVGTKRKCQIIRDTSVRKYDVEVKFVNGTISDVADKIIEHVLELNLDSPILLFTNTRGEAEFLASILKEKSSINIELHHGSLSKEVREDTEISLREGKRGIVVCTSSLELGLDIGSIELVIHYGSPRQVSKLVQRIGRSRHNRDASAKGLIITNNSDDEFEARAILDRIKEGSIEEQKIHDGSLDVLAHHLVGMTMQLGEIPVNQALETVNNAYPFRNLQLEDLLGVLDLLDSNYLIYFDRTKMTFWKKGRSFKYYFENLSTIPDILKFKVFDSVGKKIIGTLDQRFVGDFGDSGNIFVLKGLQWRILNVDEKSFSVNVEPFRGGGITVPYWEGENIPIDYNTAKKVGAFRSKVKNGTLKLINKTIEELNFNKIPDEKNIIIESSRSQGSIVLHSCFGTKVNSTLSTLLSSMISSMLGSIVDSRSDGYRIVLSSRSRISEKLFTEIIKDDYDLYSIITASLAGTHNINWKTWCVAKKFGVVGRGAIYEKKSARFLYERYAKTSLVKEALRELFHDKYDLQNTDKILKKIRDNEILITWLEIDKFSKLAEPILDHTSKYYSAPANLDKGIIDLVKARLAKTKHRLICARCGKWERVMETNDVKNTLICPYCKARQITATFYSDYDLPKIIRKKFEGKKLTLDEKHRFERAWKVSSLIENFGKIAVTVMSGYGVGADTAARILRNMIDDEHIFKQIYEAERQYVVTRGFWDS